The proteins below are encoded in one region of Aestuariivirga litoralis:
- a CDS encoding RidA family protein yields the protein MSIKRIGMGSRMSSAVIYHGVARLAGFVAEKAAGKSVKEQTADILAQIDATLKECGTDKTRLLKVNIWLTDMSAFAQMNEAWDAWVSKGNTPARATVESPRLAAAGLDVEIMVEAAVE from the coding sequence ATGTCGATCAAGCGTATTGGGATGGGTTCGCGCATGAGCAGCGCGGTGATTTATCACGGCGTGGCCCGTCTTGCAGGTTTCGTGGCCGAAAAGGCTGCAGGCAAATCGGTCAAGGAACAGACCGCCGACATCCTCGCCCAGATTGACGCCACCCTGAAAGAATGCGGCACCGACAAGACCCGGCTGCTCAAGGTCAATATCTGGCTCACTGACATGAGCGCCTTTGCCCAGATGAATGAGGCTTGGGACGCTTGGGTGTCCAAGGGCAATACGCCTGCTCGCGCCACGGTAGAGTCGCCCCGTCTGGCCGCCGCCGGCCTCGACGTTGAAATCATGGTGGAAGCAGCAGTCGAATAA
- a CDS encoding mannose-1-phosphate guanylyltransferase, translating into MPATVQITPIILCGGAGSRLWPLSREDLPKQFIKFADAPSLFQNTVKRMQGERAGSFAFEKPVVATAVEHRFLVAEQLREIGVEADILLEPARRDSAAAILAAMAFCVDQKRKGLCMVVASDHAMTDVSSFYDHVELSLKAAKDHIVLFGIQPQEPSTDYGYISPGDEIKTLPPVHRVNKFAEKPTAQVAEIYIAKGYLWNSGNFICSAQLLLAEAEALAHEIATPATRSARALRKGDDFIYLDEPTYLEAKSLSIDFAVLEKTSKAAVLPSNFAWSDLGTWKSIHAYLEQDEDGNASIGKAQFTHARNSLVLGNGSLVAVEGLDNIVVTVTSDAILVAHRDASSAMKPLVEKVKRNYPDLLKRPKP; encoded by the coding sequence ATGCCAGCAACTGTTCAAATCACGCCGATTATCCTGTGCGGGGGCGCGGGGTCAAGATTGTGGCCCCTCTCGCGTGAGGATCTTCCCAAGCAATTCATCAAATTTGCCGATGCGCCGTCGCTGTTCCAAAACACAGTGAAGCGCATGCAGGGCGAGCGCGCTGGCAGTTTCGCGTTTGAAAAGCCTGTTGTTGCAACCGCTGTGGAGCATCGTTTCCTGGTGGCTGAACAGCTGCGCGAAATCGGTGTGGAAGCCGATATCCTGCTCGAACCGGCGCGCCGCGACAGTGCCGCCGCCATTTTGGCCGCCATGGCGTTTTGCGTCGATCAAAAACGCAAAGGCCTGTGTATGGTGGTGGCGTCTGATCATGCCATGACCGATGTGTCTTCCTTCTACGACCATGTGGAATTGTCGCTGAAGGCCGCCAAGGATCACATCGTGCTCTTCGGCATCCAGCCGCAAGAACCCTCCACCGACTATGGTTACATTTCTCCCGGCGACGAGATCAAGACTCTGCCGCCCGTCCACCGCGTCAACAAATTCGCCGAAAAGCCCACCGCGCAAGTGGCCGAGATCTACATCGCCAAAGGCTACCTCTGGAATTCCGGCAATTTCATCTGCTCGGCACAACTCTTATTGGCCGAGGCCGAGGCGCTGGCCCATGAGATCGCCACGCCCGCCACGCGGTCCGCCAGGGCTTTGCGCAAGGGGGATGATTTCATCTATCTCGATGAGCCAACCTATCTCGAGGCCAAATCGCTTTCGATTGACTTCGCGGTTCTGGAAAAAACTTCCAAGGCCGCCGTGCTGCCCTCCAACTTCGCCTGGTCTGATCTGGGCACCTGGAAATCCATCCACGCCTATCTGGAGCAGGACGAAGACGGCAATGCCTCGATCGGCAAGGCGCAGTTCACCCATGCGCGCAATTCGCTGGTGCTGGGCAATGGCTCGCTGGTGGCGGTTGAAGGCCTCGACAACATCGTGGTCACCGTCACGTCCGATGCAATTCTGGTGGCCCACCGCGATGCCAGCAGCGCGATGAAGCCCTTGGTCGAAAAAGTGAAGCGCAACTATCCCGACCTGCTCAAGCGCCCAAAACCCTGA
- a CDS encoding polysaccharide biosynthesis/export family protein, translated as MKLFLQAFTLTALAALLQGCMTSSNSFSDASTKARPEGQFTPTAAGLTTGSTTTAPKVGSKLDKIFAQAGTSPEAGQDYRIGVLDVLDIGVLGAADLNKSVQVGSSGTISLPLLREVPALGRTPGELEKDISARLAKTYMQNPQVTVAIKEYNSQRITVDGAVQKPGIFPKQGDVSLLQAVAQAQGLTNYADPTGVLVFRTVNHQRTAARFDIRQVRNGKQPDPMLLAGDIVMVDESSTKTTLRDITMAMPLTGLFAAVPLL; from the coding sequence ATGAAATTGTTTCTCCAAGCCTTTACGCTCACGGCACTCGCCGCCCTCTTGCAAGGCTGCATGACCAGCAGCAATTCCTTCAGCGATGCTTCCACCAAGGCACGCCCCGAAGGCCAATTCACGCCGACCGCAGCGGGCCTCACCACCGGCAGCACCACTACGGCTCCCAAAGTGGGCTCCAAGCTTGACAAGATTTTCGCCCAGGCAGGGACAAGCCCCGAAGCCGGGCAGGACTATAGAATTGGGGTTCTCGACGTGCTCGACATTGGCGTGCTGGGTGCCGCTGATTTGAACAAAAGTGTGCAAGTGGGCAGCTCCGGCACCATCAGCCTGCCATTGCTGCGCGAAGTGCCGGCCTTGGGCCGCACGCCGGGCGAGCTTGAAAAAGACATTTCCGCCCGTCTGGCCAAGACCTATATGCAGAACCCGCAAGTTACCGTGGCCATCAAGGAATATAATAGCCAGCGCATCACCGTGGATGGCGCGGTGCAGAAGCCTGGCATATTCCCCAAGCAGGGTGATGTGTCGCTGCTGCAGGCTGTGGCCCAGGCGCAAGGCCTCACCAATTATGCCGATCCGACTGGCGTGCTTGTGTTCCGGACCGTAAATCATCAACGCACGGCAGCGCGTTTTGACATCCGTCAAGTGCGCAATGGCAAGCAGCCAGACCCGATGCTGCTGGCCGGTGATATTGTCATGGTTGATGAAAGCTCCACCAAGACCACGCTGCGCGATATCACCATGGCCATGCCCTTGACCGGCCTGTTTGCGGCAGTTCCGCTTCTCTGA
- a CDS encoding CpsB/CapC family capsule biosynthesis tyrosine phosphatase: MIDLHSHILPGIDDGAADLDASLAIARMAAADGIQVMAATPHFMPGVYDNSAADTRARVDSLQQVLNDAGIALHLVTGCDAHIRPDFPACLRGGSILTIHDSRYVLFEPPHISLPQRMEELLFNVTASGFVPVLTHPERLKWIEHHYEIMPRLVEQGVLMQVTAGSLTGRFGKRAQYWANRMLAEGLFHIVATDAHNVTSRPPLMAEAVRLLEQEVGVEEARNMAFTRPAMMLDNEAADQLPPILAPVKPAPKSFLRQLFSGRAS; this comes from the coding sequence GTGATTGATCTTCACAGCCATATTCTGCCAGGCATTGATGACGGCGCCGCCGATCTTGATGCTTCGCTCGCCATTGCTCGCATGGCCGCCGCCGATGGCATCCAGGTCATGGCCGCAACACCGCATTTCATGCCCGGCGTTTATGACAACAGCGCCGCCGACACCCGTGCCCGCGTCGATAGCCTGCAGCAAGTGCTAAATGATGCCGGAATCGCCCTCCATCTGGTCACCGGCTGCGATGCGCATATCCGCCCCGATTTTCCGGCCTGCCTGCGCGGCGGCAGCATCCTCACCATTCACGATAGCCGCTATGTTCTGTTCGAGCCGCCGCATATTTCGCTGCCGCAGCGCATGGAAGAACTTCTGTTTAACGTCACGGCCTCGGGCTTCGTGCCGGTGCTCACCCACCCTGAGCGCCTGAAATGGATCGAGCATCACTACGAGATCATGCCCCGGTTGGTAGAGCAGGGTGTGTTGATGCAGGTGACCGCTGGCTCACTCACCGGGCGCTTCGGCAAACGCGCGCAATATTGGGCCAACCGCATGCTGGCGGAAGGCCTGTTCCACATCGTTGCCACTGATGCTCACAATGTCACCTCGCGCCCGCCCTTGATGGCGGAAGCGGTACGGCTGCTGGAGCAGGAAGTGGGCGTCGAAGAAGCCCGCAACATGGCCTTCACCCGCCCCGCCATGATGCTTGATAACGAAGCGGCAGATCAGCTTCCACCCATTCTGGCGCCAGTGAAACCTGCGCCCAAATCCTTCCTGCGCCAGTTATTCTCGGGCCGTGCATCATGA
- a CDS encoding septal ring lytic transglycosylase RlpA family protein — protein sequence MKLIASAAFAVLLFASTAHASVGYASWYKMGRVTANGERFKPMGFTCAHRSLRFGTKLKVTNLKNGRSIVVRVNDRGPFVRGRVMDLSMGAARAIGVSGVAKISYVVMN from the coding sequence ATGAAACTGATTGCCTCTGCCGCTTTTGCCGTTTTGCTGTTTGCGTCCACCGCTCATGCCTCGGTGGGTTATGCCTCTTGGTATAAAATGGGCCGCGTCACCGCTAACGGTGAGCGTTTTAAGCCCATGGGCTTCACCTGCGCGCATCGCTCGCTGCGCTTCGGAACGAAGCTCAAAGTGACCAATTTGAAGAACGGCCGCTCGATTGTGGTGCGCGTCAATGACCGCGGTCCCTTCGTGCGTGGTCGTGTCATGGATCTCAGCATGGGTGCCGCCCGCGCCATCGGCGTGTCCGGCGTGGCGAAGATTTCTTACGTCGTAATGAATTGA
- a CDS encoding aldo/keto reductase: MEYRMLGRSGLKVSLHTLGTMNFDGEGFFTMPGATDRTQSQRLVDIAIEHGVNIFDTSNAYTRGKSESALGALLKGKSNDLLVETKVRFSMGDGPNQQGLSRSHIIEQCEASLKRLQRDRIDLYLIHEWDGLTPIEETMEALTSLVRHGKVRYIGCSNLSAWHIMKSMMVAERHNLEKFIVQQIHYTIEAREAEYELMPVALDQGVGIQVWSPIAGGLLSGKFRRDKTPEASRHLSGWTEPPIRDQERLWRIIDALVEVGDAQGVSGAQVALAWLAGRPGVASLVIGARNEAQLKDSLSSVNLKLTDAERAKLDDVSLLPLTYPYWHQFNSVSDRLSPPDLALHAPHIAKRAAEAKK; the protein is encoded by the coding sequence ATGGAATACCGCATGCTGGGCCGCTCCGGCTTGAAAGTTTCCTTGCACACGCTCGGCACGATGAATTTTGATGGCGAAGGCTTTTTTACCATGCCCGGCGCCACCGACCGCACGCAGTCTCAGCGGCTGGTGGATATCGCCATCGAGCATGGCGTGAACATTTTTGACACGTCCAATGCCTATACCCGTGGCAAGTCTGAAAGCGCGCTCGGCGCCTTGCTCAAGGGCAAGTCCAATGATCTTCTGGTCGAAACTAAAGTACGCTTCTCGATGGGTGACGGCCCTAACCAACAGGGCCTTTCGCGCAGCCACATCATCGAGCAATGTGAGGCCAGCCTGAAGCGTCTGCAGCGTGACCGGATTGACCTCTATCTCATCCATGAATGGGACGGGCTGACGCCTATTGAAGAAACCATGGAAGCGCTCACCTCCCTCGTGCGGCACGGCAAGGTGCGCTATATCGGCTGTTCCAATCTCTCGGCCTGGCACATCATGAAGTCCATGATGGTGGCGGAACGCCACAATCTCGAAAAATTCATCGTCCAGCAGATCCACTACACGATTGAAGCACGCGAAGCCGAATATGAGCTGATGCCGGTGGCACTCGATCAGGGCGTGGGCATCCAGGTGTGGAGTCCGATTGCCGGCGGGCTTCTCTCCGGCAAGTTCCGCCGCGACAAGACGCCCGAAGCGTCCCGCCATCTTTCCGGCTGGACTGAGCCGCCCATCCGCGATCAGGAACGCCTGTGGCGCATCATTGATGCCTTGGTGGAGGTGGGCGATGCGCAAGGCGTCTCCGGCGCGCAGGTGGCCCTGGCCTGGCTGGCCGGAAGACCGGGCGTGGCCTCACTGGTGATCGGCGCCCGCAATGAGGCCCAGCTGAAGGACTCGCTCAGTTCCGTCAATCTGAAGCTGACCGACGCCGAGCGCGCCAAGCTCGATGACGTGAGCCTGCTGCCTTTGACCTACCCATATTGGCACCAGTTCAATTCGGTCAGTGACCGGTTGAGCCCGCCCGATCTGGCTTTGCACGCGCCGCATATCGCCAAGCGCGCGGCGGAAGCGAAGAAGTAA
- the prfA gene encoding peptide chain release factor 1 — MSAINTQKLDRIIERFAGVEHALSSGATGEAFVKNSKEYAELAPMAKGASALKAAYGERDGLAEMLAGGGEMAQMAEAEKPELDARIETLEHDMRILLIPKDAADEKNVILEVRAGTGGDEAAIFAGDLFRMYQRYAASKGWKVEVISTSDGEHGGYKEVVANVFGQGAFAHLKFESGVHRVQRVPATETQGRIHTSAATVAVLPEAEEVDIKIEDKDLRIDVYRSSGPGGQSVNTTDSAVRITHIPTGLAVAQQTEKSQLKNKNAAMKLLRSRLYEMERSRIDQERSATRKGQVGSGDRSERIRTYNFPQGRLTDHRINLTLYKLPEIMEGPALEDVVQALVTEHQASLLAEMDNDN; from the coding sequence ATGTCTGCCATCAACACCCAGAAACTTGACCGTATCATTGAACGCTTTGCCGGCGTGGAACACGCTTTATCGAGCGGCGCCACCGGCGAAGCCTTCGTCAAGAATTCCAAGGAATATGCCGAACTCGCCCCCATGGCCAAAGGCGCCTCCGCGCTGAAGGCTGCTTATGGCGAGCGCGATGGCCTCGCTGAAATGCTGGCAGGCGGCGGCGAGATGGCGCAAATGGCCGAGGCTGAAAAGCCCGAATTGGATGCTCGCATCGAGACTCTCGAACACGACATGCGCATCCTGCTCATCCCCAAGGATGCCGCCGACGAGAAGAACGTCATTCTCGAAGTGCGCGCCGGAACCGGCGGCGATGAAGCCGCGATTTTCGCCGGCGACCTGTTCCGCATGTATCAGCGCTATGCCGCCTCCAAGGGCTGGAAAGTCGAAGTCATCTCCACCAGTGATGGCGAGCATGGCGGCTACAAGGAAGTCGTCGCCAACGTGTTCGGCCAGGGCGCCTTCGCCCATTTGAAATTTGAATCCGGCGTGCACCGCGTGCAGCGCGTGCCGGCCACCGAAACCCAGGGCCGCATTCACACATCCGCCGCCACCGTGGCCGTGCTGCCCGAAGCCGAGGAAGTGGATATCAAGATCGAAGACAAGGATCTGCGCATCGATGTCTATCGCTCATCCGGCCCCGGCGGCCAGTCAGTGAACACGACTGATTCCGCGGTGCGTATCACGCATATTCCCACTGGGCTGGCTGTGGCCCAGCAAACTGAAAAGTCGCAGCTTAAGAACAAGAATGCCGCGATGAAATTGCTGCGCTCGCGGCTTTACGAAATGGAACGTTCGCGTATCGATCAGGAACGTTCCGCCACCCGCAAGGGGCAAGTGGGCTCCGGCGACCGCTCGGAACGCATCCGCACTTACAATTTCCCGCAAGGCCGCCTGACCGACCACCGCATCAATCTGACGCTCTACAAACTGCCGGAAATCATGGAAGGCCCAGCACTGGAAGATGTGGTGCAGGCTTTGGTCACCGAGCATCAGGCCAGCTTGTTGGCTGAGATGGACAATGACAACTGA
- a CDS encoding Gfo/Idh/MocA family protein — translation MSKKKLGIGLIGTGFMGKAHAFAYRSALAAFPDIPTPELRMVADVNAEGAAKAAQQYGFASSTGNWRDIIANPDIDVVSITTPNTFHKEMTLAAIAAGKHVHCEKPLSPTLADSEEMVKAAEAKKVITQVGFNYIKNPMLKLAREMIAAGELGEITGFRGIHAEDYMHDPEGLYTWRLDPVGGPGVVADLGSHIICMARFLLGKITHVNADIETIVKSRPKAVGSKERVPVLVDDIARLMVRFEGGFGGTLEANWVKTGRKMQLAFEVHGSKGSLYFTQERLNELQFYKAGGDGRTAGFTTIEAGPQHPPYGGFIVAAGHQLGFNDLKTIEMAEFLRGIAHGKAEGPDFREAYEIQKVVEAALASSRQAASRVTI, via the coding sequence ATGTCTAAGAAGAAGCTCGGCATCGGCCTCATCGGCACGGGCTTCATGGGCAAGGCGCATGCCTTTGCCTATCGTTCCGCACTGGCGGCCTTCCCCGATATTCCAACGCCTGAACTGCGCATGGTCGCCGATGTGAATGCCGAGGGCGCCGCGAAGGCCGCCCAGCAATATGGCTTTGCCTCCTCCACCGGCAATTGGCGCGACATCATCGCCAATCCGGACATTGATGTGGTCTCGATCACCACGCCCAACACCTTCCACAAGGAAATGACGCTGGCAGCCATCGCCGCGGGCAAGCATGTCCATTGCGAAAAGCCGCTGTCGCCCACGCTGGCTGACTCCGAAGAAATGGTGAAGGCCGCTGAGGCCAAGAAAGTCATCACCCAGGTCGGCTTCAACTATATCAAGAACCCGATGCTGAAACTGGCGCGGGAGATGATCGCCGCTGGCGAGCTGGGCGAGATCACCGGTTTCCGCGGCATTCACGCTGAAGATTACATGCATGATCCGGAGGGTCTCTACACCTGGCGTCTTGATCCCGTCGGGGGCCCCGGCGTGGTGGCCGATCTTGGTTCCCACATCATCTGCATGGCGCGCTTTTTGCTCGGCAAGATCACACATGTGAATGCCGATATTGAAACCATCGTGAAGTCGCGCCCAAAGGCGGTCGGTTCGAAAGAGCGCGTGCCTGTTCTGGTCGATGACATTGCCCGCCTCATGGTCCGCTTCGAAGGCGGCTTCGGCGGTACGCTGGAAGCCAACTGGGTTAAGACCGGTCGCAAGATGCAGCTGGCTTTCGAAGTGCACGGCTCCAAGGGCTCGCTCTATTTCACCCAGGAACGCCTGAACGAATTGCAGTTCTACAAGGCGGGTGGCGATGGCCGCACCGCGGGCTTCACCACCATCGAAGCCGGCCCGCAGCATCCTCCTTACGGTGGTTTCATTGTGGCGGCCGGCCATCAGCTGGGCTTCAACGATCTGAAGACCATCGAAATGGCCGAGTTCCTGCGCGGCATCGCTCATGGCAAAGCCGAAGGGCCGGACTTCCGCGAGGCCTATGAAATCCAGAAGGTGGTGGAAGCCGCGCTTGCTTCGTCGAGGCAGGCCGCGTCGCGCGTCACCATCTGA
- the prmC gene encoding peptide chain release factor N(5)-glutamine methyltransferase, whose protein sequence is MTTETLAGLMAAARKQLSEAGIETASLDVRLLLQAATGFAHEDLIVMPNTAIEPRAAVLFKAYIARRLNHEPVSRILGTREFYGRPFAVSPAVLDPRPDTEVVVELALKHMRAGRFIDLGTGSGAIAITLCAENPHLEGIATDVSPEALSIAAENANTLGVSNRLQFIQSNWFEQIEGQFDLIISNPPYIKRAENLPPEVKNFDPHLALFGGEDGLNSYRAIASGAAARLAQGGLIVVEIGHDQAAKVVEISKLCDLMLFDRVADLGGRDRGLAFRRP, encoded by the coding sequence ATGACAACTGAAACGCTGGCGGGCCTGATGGCTGCCGCGCGCAAGCAATTGTCTGAAGCTGGGATTGAAACCGCCAGCCTCGATGTGCGCCTTCTCCTGCAGGCCGCCACCGGCTTTGCCCATGAAGACCTGATCGTCATGCCCAACACGGCGATTGAGCCCCGCGCCGCAGTGCTGTTCAAGGCTTACATTGCGCGCCGTTTGAACCACGAACCCGTCTCACGCATTCTGGGCACGCGCGAATTCTATGGGCGGCCTTTCGCCGTCTCGCCCGCTGTTCTCGATCCGCGCCCTGATACTGAGGTGGTGGTCGAGTTGGCGCTGAAGCATATGCGCGCCGGCCGGTTCATCGATCTGGGCACTGGCAGTGGTGCAATTGCCATCACGCTCTGTGCAGAAAATCCGCATCTCGAAGGCATCGCCACCGATGTGTCGCCAGAGGCGCTTTCCATTGCTGCGGAAAACGCCAACACATTAGGCGTTTCAAACCGCCTGCAATTCATCCAGTCCAATTGGTTCGAGCAGATTGAAGGCCAATTCGATCTCATCATTTCCAACCCGCCCTATATCAAGCGCGCTGAAAACCTCCCGCCAGAGGTCAAAAACTTCGATCCGCACCTAGCACTTTTCGGCGGCGAAGACGGCCTCAACTCCTACCGCGCAATCGCTTCCGGCGCTGCCGCACGCCTCGCGCAAGGTGGCCTTATCGTCGTCGAAATCGGCCATGACCAGGCGGCAAAAGTGGTTGAAATATCTAAACTCTGCGACCTGATGTTGTTCGACCGGGTGGCTGATCTGGGAGGCCGCGACCGTGGCCTGGCCTTCCGCCGCCCTTAA
- a CDS encoding DUF4167 domain-containing protein, whose translation MRQGGQGNRQRGRGNRNNRHRSGGGGGGGGGGGNSSNKVFDSNGPDVKLRGTAQTIAEKYMQLGRDAQSSGDTVAAESYYQHAEHYYRIWASNQPQGASLVMTRKLGEEEFEEEQTAEDAEGEEAVEGQNNETAAGESAEGQNQPQAEAGEGQRQNNNNNNNGQRNNNRERFRPKWQNRRDRQGQDGGRDDQAAQGNGSGSDSQAAPAAAESDNGQWEAPSFLQRPTPAPAPAVEAEASDEPPPPRRARAPRREREDAAPAAEEPTPQAE comes from the coding sequence ATGAGACAAGGCGGCCAGGGCAATCGCCAGCGCGGCCGTGGCAACCGCAACAACCGTCACCGTTCAGGCGGTGGAGGCGGTGGTGGAGGCGGCGGTGGCAATTCCTCCAACAAGGTTTTTGATTCGAACGGGCCGGATGTCAAACTGCGCGGTACCGCTCAGACGATCGCCGAAAAATACATGCAGCTGGGCCGTGATGCGCAAAGCTCTGGCGATACGGTTGCGGCTGAAAGCTATTACCAGCACGCCGAACATTACTATCGCATCTGGGCGTCGAACCAGCCGCAGGGCGCATCCCTGGTGATGACGCGCAAGCTGGGCGAAGAAGAATTCGAAGAAGAACAAACCGCTGAAGATGCCGAAGGCGAAGAAGCAGTCGAAGGCCAAAACAACGAAACCGCAGCCGGTGAAAGTGCCGAAGGCCAGAACCAGCCGCAAGCTGAAGCTGGCGAAGGCCAGCGCCAGAACAACAACAATAATAATAACGGCCAGCGCAACAACAACCGCGAGCGCTTCCGCCCGAAATGGCAGAACCGCCGCGATCGCCAGGGCCAGGATGGAGGCCGTGACGATCAGGCCGCGCAAGGCAATGGATCGGGCAGCGATTCCCAAGCCGCTCCCGCGGCCGCTGAAAGCGATAATGGCCAGTGGGAAGCGCCAAGCTTCCTGCAGCGACCCACGCCAGCACCTGCACCTGCCGTAGAAGCCGAAGCCAGCGACGAACCGCCACCACCGCGCCGGGCCCGTGCCCCGCGCCGTGAGCGCGAAGATGCAGCTCCTGCTGCGGAAGAGCCCACGCCACAAGCCGAATAG
- the iolE gene encoding myo-inosose-2 dehydratase encodes MLKAKLGMSPIAWWNDDLAELSDDVSLEECLAQSRSAGFTGMEKGRRFPEDPKLMLPILKKADVTLCGGWYSGTLVNEEMAINKDRIWPMIELFKAVNAPCIVYGEVGRSIQGDRSKPLATKPKLEDSEMKSYARKMTEFGEWCAEQGMPLAYHHHMAAVVETEPELDAFMNHSGEGIPLLLDAGHLAFAGGDPLRAIDKHHKRINHVHVKDVRMDVIKKLDRSKQSFLDAVALGAFTVPGDGSLDFGAIVQKFADHGYEGWFVVEAEQDPKKNPPLKMAQVGHKELMRVMTAAGYTVETQGFPNV; translated from the coding sequence ATGCTAAAAGCCAAACTGGGCATGTCGCCCATCGCCTGGTGGAACGACGATCTCGCGGAATTGAGCGATGATGTCTCGCTGGAAGAATGCCTGGCGCAATCGCGCAGCGCAGGCTTTACCGGCATGGAAAAGGGCCGCCGCTTCCCGGAAGATCCGAAGCTGATGCTGCCCATCTTAAAGAAGGCTGACGTGACGCTCTGCGGCGGCTGGTATTCCGGCACGCTAGTCAATGAAGAGATGGCCATCAACAAAGACCGCATCTGGCCGATGATCGAGCTGTTCAAGGCGGTCAACGCGCCTTGCATCGTTTACGGCGAAGTGGGCCGCTCCATCCAGGGCGACCGTTCAAAGCCGCTGGCCACCAAGCCGAAGCTCGAAGATTCAGAGATGAAATCCTATGCCCGCAAGATGACGGAGTTTGGAGAATGGTGCGCCGAGCAGGGCATGCCGCTGGCCTATCATCATCACATGGCTGCCGTGGTCGAAACCGAGCCGGAGCTTGATGCGTTCATGAACCATTCGGGTGAGGGCATTCCGCTGTTGCTCGATGCGGGTCATCTGGCCTTCGCTGGTGGTGATCCGCTGCGCGCCATCGACAAGCACCACAAGCGCATCAACCATGTGCATGTGAAAGACGTGCGTATGGATGTGATCAAGAAGCTGGACCGTTCGAAGCAAAGCTTCCTCGATGCGGTGGCGCTGGGTGCCTTCACTGTGCCGGGCGACGGCTCGCTGGATTTCGGCGCCATCGTGCAGAAATTCGCCGATCATGGCTATGAAGGCTGGTTCGTTGTTGAGGCGGAACAAGACCCGAAGAAAAACCCGCCGCTGAAAATGGCGCAAGTGGGCCACAAGGAATTGATGCGCGTGATGACGGCCGCGGGTTACACGGTGGAAACCCAAGGCTTTCCGAATGTCTAA